One genomic window of Paenarthrobacter ureafaciens includes the following:
- a CDS encoding PIG-L deacetylase family protein: MAFDVSSSKSPFNASTERVERVLCFTAHPDDIDFGAAGTIAAWTAAGVQVSYCIMTDGDAGGFDPVDRERIIGLRAEEQRHAASLVGVQDIHYLHERDGYLEPTHEVIRRVVELIRRIRPQIVLTMHPERNWDRIQKSHPDHLAAGEAVTRAIYPAVENPFAYPELAEAGLEAYKLPWLWFISSPGSLENHFVDVTDHVDSKLAAIRIHASQHPDVAHMERVVRNNLIANGGRAGFPEGRSAEAFHVVAVNGNSTIAGF, from the coding sequence TTGGCTTTTGACGTTTCGTCATCGAAGAGCCCGTTCAATGCCTCCACGGAGCGCGTTGAGCGGGTGCTTTGTTTTACTGCCCACCCGGATGACATCGACTTCGGAGCTGCCGGCACCATTGCTGCCTGGACCGCTGCGGGCGTCCAGGTAAGTTACTGCATCATGACCGACGGTGACGCGGGCGGGTTTGATCCCGTGGACCGTGAGCGCATCATTGGGCTCCGGGCCGAGGAACAACGGCACGCGGCTTCCCTGGTAGGAGTGCAGGATATCCACTACCTGCATGAGCGGGACGGGTACTTGGAGCCGACACACGAGGTCATCAGGCGGGTGGTGGAACTGATCCGCCGGATCCGTCCCCAGATTGTCCTGACGATGCACCCTGAACGGAACTGGGACCGGATCCAGAAGAGCCACCCCGACCATCTGGCAGCGGGCGAGGCCGTGACACGGGCAATCTATCCTGCGGTAGAGAACCCGTTCGCCTACCCGGAACTCGCCGAGGCCGGCCTAGAGGCTTACAAGCTGCCCTGGCTATGGTTCATTTCCAGCCCCGGATCGCTGGAAAACCACTTTGTTGACGTCACGGACCACGTGGACTCGAAGCTGGCGGCCATCCGGATCCATGCGAGCCAGCATCCCGACGTGGCGCACATGGAACGCGTGGTGCGGAACAACCTGATCGCGAACGGAGGACGCGCGGGCTTCCCTGAAGGCCGGAGTGCTGAGGCGTTCCACGTGGTGGCTGTCAACGGAAACAGCACCATAGCAGGGTTCTGA
- a CDS encoding gluconokinase, with translation MAKTAQQPVLVIMGVSGSGKSTVAGVLAGKLGWDLAEGDDLHPEANVAKMHAGQALTDEDRWPWLGTIADWIKAHTAAGTPAIITCSALKKKYRDVLRGEGVVFVFLQGSKDRISDRLASRHGHFMPTSLLESQFEALEEPTEDENYVSLCVSASPAEEADEVIERLGLHPVGAGAG, from the coding sequence ATGGCGAAGACTGCACAACAGCCCGTTCTGGTGATCATGGGGGTCTCCGGTTCCGGCAAGTCGACGGTAGCGGGCGTGCTCGCAGGCAAGCTTGGCTGGGACCTGGCCGAGGGCGACGACCTGCATCCGGAAGCAAATGTGGCAAAGATGCACGCGGGACAGGCGCTCACTGACGAGGACCGCTGGCCGTGGCTCGGCACCATCGCGGACTGGATCAAAGCGCACACTGCCGCAGGCACTCCGGCCATCATTACGTGCTCCGCCCTGAAGAAGAAGTACCGGGACGTCCTCCGGGGCGAGGGCGTGGTCTTCGTGTTCCTGCAAGGCAGCAAGGACAGGATCTCGGACCGGCTTGCTTCCCGGCACGGTCATTTCATGCCGACGTCCCTCCTTGAATCGCAGTTCGAAGCGCTCGAAGAACCGACCGAGGACGAGAACTACGTTTCGCTGTGTGTTTCGGCCTCGCCCGCCGAAGAGGCGGACGAGGTCATCGAACGCCTTGGTCTCCACCCGGTTGGCGCCGGCGCGGGCTGA
- a CDS encoding TPM domain-containing protein, producing the protein MRSIVKRVLAVIGVAGVLALPAGSAWAADPVTIPSGTNIVDDANVLGSRKGEVQDAIQKTLKDHKYNLYVVTVNSFENPSDPKAWGEAVAEKKQMGKADVVLAISTAGQYYFAPNSQSSIYSKRTNITQNAIVANLAGGKKDYAQAAIDTAAAIGDAAGGGSGTVPSGNSGAGVLVGVGAVAVAGAGTYLYLRNRRKKAGQSSDAGYGPQSGQLDPLAGLSIPELRQKSGSLLIEADDAIKSSEQELGFAQAQYGDAAIGNFTKALQEAKNHMTESFKLQQQLDDHIPDTEEQQRSWLGEIIRRSEAALASLRDQKADFDSLRELEKNAPQALAAVTNGAREADARIASAEQSLEALRTKYADSASAQVSDNILQAKERLAFVQNAAATAQEKLASGENSLAAVAVRAAEESLHQTNVLIDAISKTAGSLDEARNSLESAVAETSQDLAQARAMIQSGQHPELAGPVAGVEAALAQVKNEISSGKIDPIATLTRVETAHQALDQALSGIRDQQEQARRAQSSLQQTIMAAQAQISATSDYITARRGGVGTEARTRLAEAQRNLDYALSISRNDPVTALTYAQQAHSLAAQAAQLAQADVDHFGYADQGYGRGGMFGGGGGGGGLGGAILGGILINSILNGGGGGWGGGHSDGGGGGFFGGDSGGGWGGGGDFGGGDSGSF; encoded by the coding sequence ATGCGGTCAATAGTGAAACGTGTACTCGCCGTGATTGGCGTGGCTGGAGTGCTGGCCCTCCCGGCCGGCTCGGCCTGGGCTGCGGACCCGGTCACCATTCCATCCGGCACAAACATCGTCGATGACGCCAACGTCCTTGGCAGCCGGAAGGGCGAGGTCCAGGACGCCATTCAGAAGACGCTCAAGGACCACAAGTACAACCTCTACGTGGTGACGGTTAACTCCTTCGAGAACCCCTCCGATCCCAAGGCCTGGGGCGAGGCCGTGGCCGAGAAGAAGCAGATGGGCAAGGCGGACGTCGTCCTGGCGATATCGACTGCCGGCCAGTACTACTTCGCCCCGAATTCCCAGAGCTCTATCTACTCCAAGCGCACCAACATCACACAGAATGCCATTGTCGCGAACCTTGCCGGCGGCAAGAAGGACTACGCCCAGGCAGCCATTGACACCGCAGCCGCCATCGGCGACGCCGCCGGCGGCGGAAGCGGCACCGTTCCCAGTGGCAACAGCGGAGCCGGCGTCCTGGTGGGAGTCGGCGCTGTGGCCGTCGCCGGTGCTGGAACCTACCTGTACCTGCGGAATCGGCGCAAAAAGGCCGGCCAGTCTTCCGACGCCGGCTATGGTCCCCAGAGCGGGCAGCTGGACCCCTTGGCAGGCCTCAGCATCCCCGAGCTTCGCCAAAAGAGCGGATCGCTGCTGATCGAGGCGGATGACGCCATCAAGTCCAGCGAGCAGGAACTCGGTTTTGCGCAGGCACAGTATGGCGATGCAGCCATCGGCAACTTCACCAAGGCCTTGCAGGAAGCCAAGAACCACATGACGGAGTCGTTCAAGCTGCAGCAGCAGCTCGACGACCATATCCCCGACACCGAGGAACAGCAGCGGAGCTGGCTCGGCGAGATCATCCGTCGTTCCGAGGCCGCGCTGGCCTCCCTCCGTGACCAGAAAGCCGATTTCGATTCACTTCGCGAACTGGAGAAGAACGCTCCCCAGGCACTCGCGGCAGTAACGAACGGGGCACGGGAAGCGGACGCACGAATTGCCAGCGCCGAACAGTCTCTCGAGGCTCTTCGGACAAAGTACGCGGACTCCGCGTCGGCGCAGGTTTCCGACAACATCCTGCAGGCCAAGGAGCGGCTCGCGTTCGTCCAGAACGCGGCGGCAACAGCCCAGGAGAAACTCGCTTCCGGCGAAAACAGCCTTGCTGCTGTTGCGGTGCGCGCCGCCGAAGAGAGCCTTCATCAGACCAACGTGCTGATCGACGCGATCTCCAAGACCGCCGGCAGCCTGGACGAAGCCCGGAACTCGCTCGAAAGCGCCGTGGCCGAAACCAGCCAGGACCTGGCGCAGGCAAGGGCAATGATCCAGTCCGGACAGCACCCCGAGCTCGCCGGACCGGTAGCTGGCGTTGAAGCAGCCCTGGCGCAGGTCAAGAATGAAATCAGCAGCGGAAAGATCGATCCCATCGCAACCCTGACGCGGGTGGAAACGGCGCATCAGGCCCTGGACCAGGCCCTCTCCGGCATCCGGGACCAACAGGAACAGGCGCGCCGCGCACAGTCCTCGTTGCAGCAGACCATCATGGCTGCCCAAGCCCAGATCAGTGCAACCAGCGACTACATCACCGCACGCCGCGGTGGGGTCGGCACCGAGGCACGCACCCGGCTGGCAGAGGCCCAACGGAACCTGGATTACGCATTGTCCATCTCCCGCAATGATCCCGTCACTGCACTGACCTACGCACAGCAGGCACACTCGCTCGCGGCGCAGGCGGCACAGTTGGCACAGGCCGACGTCGACCACTTCGGCTACGCCGACCAGGGCTACGGCCGTGGCGGCATGTTCGGAGGCGGCGGAGGCGGCGGCGGACTTGGCGGCGCCATCCTGGGTGGCATCCTGATCAACTCCATCCTCAACGGCGGAGGCGGCGGATGGGGCGGTGGCCACAGCGACGGCGGCGGAGGAGGCTTCTTCGGTGGCGACTCCGGCGGCGGATGGGGCGGCGGAGGCGACTTCGGCGGAGGCGACTCCGGCAGCTTCTAG
- a CDS encoding S1C family serine protease: MTENPAQGNAPENREPSAPRDGTGTSDANPTRQQPAAGSGYGAPAQPTAPLPAFQPGAEGGRPAAGPQFAQPQYGQAQHGQPQTSQSQHSQPQHGQAQPGGYQHSDRAPYGGGYPATGQRPEYPQRHPFYGAQSTGGHDPNSSHAQQGQGTYHAPGQQPSGKTKAKPVFGVGTLVASILAAGLVGGGVVAGTSALMDEPATASSSSGQSSTLIVNNKDDVNVITAAAAKASPSVVTIKATSGNEGGTGSGIIIDDQGHILTNTHVVTLDGATSNAAIEVRTSDGKVMKATIVGTDPLSDLAVIKVSDASGLVPATLGDSSKINVGDTAVAIGSPLGLTGTVTDGIVSTLNRTISVASSAVPEDGPDNSQGNDEGFQFAPPNGGQSQRSANEGSIAINVIQTDAAINPGNSGGALVNSKGEIIGVNVAIASAGSGNSDSSTGNIGVGFSVPINHAKRIAQEIIDNGKASHGQFGVSVRSKSSTGGNSGFSVGAEVASVTADSAAAKAGIKVGDVVTKFGDYAISDPNQLTAAVREQPAGAKVKVTIERNGQSQEVDVTLDAAK; encoded by the coding sequence ATGACGGAGAACCCAGCTCAGGGAAATGCACCGGAGAACCGCGAGCCTTCGGCGCCACGGGACGGTACGGGCACTTCCGATGCCAACCCCACCCGGCAGCAACCCGCAGCCGGCTCCGGCTACGGAGCTCCTGCCCAGCCCACTGCCCCCTTGCCGGCGTTCCAGCCGGGCGCCGAGGGAGGCCGCCCCGCCGCCGGCCCGCAGTTCGCCCAGCCCCAATACGGACAGGCTCAGCACGGCCAGCCCCAAACAAGCCAGTCACAGCACAGTCAACCCCAACACGGCCAAGCGCAGCCCGGAGGCTACCAGCATTCGGACCGGGCCCCGTACGGCGGAGGCTACCCAGCTACCGGGCAACGGCCCGAGTACCCCCAGCGCCACCCGTTCTACGGCGCACAGTCCACCGGCGGCCACGACCCAAACAGCAGCCACGCACAGCAGGGCCAAGGCACTTACCACGCCCCTGGCCAGCAGCCCTCCGGGAAAACGAAGGCCAAGCCGGTCTTCGGCGTCGGGACGCTGGTTGCCAGCATCCTGGCAGCGGGCCTCGTGGGCGGCGGAGTGGTGGCTGGTACCAGTGCGCTGATGGATGAGCCTGCCACGGCGTCCTCCAGCAGCGGCCAGTCCAGCACCCTGATCGTGAACAACAAGGACGACGTCAACGTCATTACGGCTGCTGCCGCAAAGGCGTCACCCAGCGTTGTCACCATCAAGGCCACCAGCGGTAATGAAGGTGGCACGGGCTCAGGCATCATCATTGATGACCAGGGCCACATCCTGACCAACACCCATGTGGTGACGCTGGACGGCGCTACGTCCAACGCCGCGATCGAAGTTCGTACCAGTGACGGCAAGGTCATGAAGGCCACGATCGTGGGCACTGACCCGCTGTCCGATCTCGCGGTCATCAAGGTATCCGACGCCTCCGGGCTGGTGCCGGCCACGCTGGGTGATTCCTCCAAGATCAACGTGGGGGACACCGCCGTCGCGATCGGTTCGCCGCTTGGACTCACCGGCACGGTGACCGACGGTATTGTCTCAACGCTCAACCGGACCATCAGCGTTGCCTCTTCCGCCGTTCCCGAGGACGGGCCGGACAACAGCCAGGGCAACGACGAGGGCTTCCAGTTCGCTCCGCCGAACGGCGGCCAGAGCCAGCGCTCGGCGAACGAGGGATCGATTGCCATCAACGTGATCCAGACGGACGCCGCCATCAATCCGGGCAACTCCGGCGGCGCCTTGGTCAACAGCAAGGGCGAGATCATCGGCGTCAACGTCGCCATCGCCTCGGCTGGCAGCGGCAATTCCGATTCTTCGACCGGCAACATCGGTGTTGGGTTCAGTGTGCCGATCAACCACGCGAAGCGGATTGCCCAGGAAATCATCGACAACGGGAAGGCCAGCCACGGACAGTTTGGCGTGTCGGTCAGGTCAAAGTCGTCCACGGGCGGCAATTCCGGTTTCTCGGTGGGCGCAGAAGTCGCTTCAGTGACCGCGGACTCGGCGGCCGCCAAGGCCGGCATCAAGGTAGGGGACGTCGTCACCAAGTTCGGCGACTACGCCATCAGCGACCCCAACCAGCTGACTGCCGCCGTCCGCGAACAGCCGGCCGGTGCCAAGGTCAAGGTCACCATCGAACGCAACGGCCAGTCACAGGAAGTCGACGTTACGCTCGACGCCGCCAAGTAG
- a CDS encoding electron transfer flavoprotein subunit alpha/FixB family protein has protein sequence MANALVFIDNPGASLKKSSLELLTLARQLGETAVAVNGELNDDAAATLGAYGVTAVYQPSSNDLGDYLVGPKAAYLAAAVAASGATRVLLENSPEGKEISGRLGIKLSAGVITDVVGVEADGTAHKSVLAGSYNTSAKATTPVAVLTVKANLIEPQPADTATTPEVAKVEVPADATAAAARISSREAKPASGRPDLSEARIVVAGGRGVDGDFGPLEELADVLGAAVGASRAATDAGWIGHDAQVGQTGVTVSPQLYISAGISGAIQQKAGMQTSKVIVAINKDAESPVFEIADFGIVGDLFKVLPQATAEIKKRKG, from the coding sequence ATGGCAAACGCACTTGTTTTCATTGACAACCCGGGAGCATCGCTCAAGAAGAGCAGCCTGGAACTCCTGACTCTCGCCCGCCAGCTGGGGGAGACCGCCGTGGCGGTCAACGGTGAACTGAACGACGACGCCGCGGCGACCCTGGGCGCCTATGGCGTCACTGCCGTGTACCAGCCGTCGTCGAACGATCTGGGCGATTACCTTGTGGGGCCCAAGGCCGCTTACCTTGCCGCCGCTGTAGCGGCTTCGGGAGCAACCCGCGTGCTCCTCGAAAACTCGCCGGAGGGCAAGGAGATCTCCGGGCGGCTGGGCATCAAGCTCAGCGCCGGAGTCATCACGGATGTTGTTGGCGTGGAAGCCGATGGGACAGCCCATAAGTCTGTCCTGGCCGGCTCCTACAACACCTCCGCCAAGGCCACGACGCCAGTTGCCGTGCTGACTGTCAAGGCGAACTTGATTGAACCGCAGCCTGCAGATACCGCTACCACGCCGGAGGTTGCCAAGGTGGAAGTTCCGGCCGACGCTACCGCGGCGGCAGCGCGCATCTCATCCCGCGAGGCCAAGCCTGCCTCCGGCCGTCCGGACCTGAGCGAGGCCCGGATCGTGGTGGCAGGTGGCCGCGGTGTTGATGGCGACTTCGGACCGCTGGAGGAACTGGCGGACGTCCTGGGGGCTGCCGTTGGCGCTTCACGAGCCGCAACGGATGCCGGTTGGATCGGCCACGACGCCCAAGTGGGCCAGACCGGCGTCACCGTCTCGCCACAGCTCTACATCTCTGCGGGTATCTCCGGAGCGATCCAGCAGAAGGCCGGCATGCAGACCTCCAAGGTAATCGTGGCCATCAACAAGGATGCCGAATCTCCGGTGTTCGAGATCGCCGACTTCGGGATCGTTGGAGACCTCTTCAAGGTCCTGCCCCAGGCTACAGCCGAGATCAAGAAGCGGAAGGGCTAG
- a CDS encoding electron transfer flavoprotein subunit beta/FixA family protein: MKIVVLVKHVPDAQFDRHITGPGNTTDRDESILSELDEYALEAALQLAEERGGAKAGNEVIALSMGPSGAVNSVKKSLQIGAYSGVHLSDDALAGSDAAATSLALAAAIRHISSDGRPVDLVLTGMASTDGETSLVPAQLAERLGLPQLTFASTLEVNGRTAVARRDAGTHSETVEAQLPALVSVTDQINEPRYPNFKGILAAKKKKIASLTLADVGVDASQVGLAGSWTVVETAEARPPRTAGTIINDEGDAGIKLVDFLAAQKLL, from the coding sequence TTGAAGATTGTCGTTCTGGTCAAGCACGTCCCGGACGCCCAGTTCGACCGGCACATCACAGGACCGGGCAACACCACGGACCGTGACGAAAGTATCTTGTCCGAACTGGATGAATACGCCCTCGAGGCCGCGCTGCAACTTGCTGAGGAACGCGGCGGCGCCAAGGCCGGCAACGAGGTCATCGCACTGAGCATGGGGCCCTCCGGGGCCGTGAACTCCGTCAAGAAGTCGCTGCAGATCGGTGCCTACTCCGGAGTGCACCTGAGCGATGACGCCTTGGCAGGATCCGACGCCGCTGCCACGTCCTTGGCCCTTGCCGCCGCCATCCGCCACATCTCCTCCGACGGACGTCCCGTGGACCTGGTCCTGACGGGCATGGCTTCCACGGACGGGGAGACGTCCTTGGTTCCCGCGCAGCTGGCCGAGCGCCTCGGCCTCCCGCAGCTCACCTTCGCCTCCACATTGGAGGTCAACGGCCGCACTGCCGTGGCACGCCGGGATGCGGGGACGCACTCGGAAACAGTGGAAGCGCAGCTGCCCGCGCTCGTCTCTGTCACCGATCAGATCAACGAGCCCCGGTACCCCAACTTCAAGGGCATCCTGGCCGCCAAGAAGAAGAAGATCGCGTCCCTGACGCTGGCCGACGTTGGAGTTGATGCCTCCCAGGTGGGTCTCGCCGGATCCTGGACCGTGGTGGAAACGGCAGAGGCCCGGCCGCCGCGGACAGCAGGCACCATCATCAATGACGAAGGCGACGCCGGCATCAAGCTGGTCGACTTCCTGGCCGCACAGAAGCTGCTCTAA